One window of the Candidatus Zixiibacteriota bacterium genome contains the following:
- a CDS encoding hypothetical protein (Evidence 5 : Unknown function), with the protein MINGIGRIVSYMNAADPSAVKDRAEEMFANMDTNGDGIIDKAEFTEFGRKMAANIGKADKSEELFSKMDTDGDGQISKAEFEAFGEKMKGRAKEEMPVDIVSVDEAKNESISTLLEALDQGDNSAKSNYQNAVQQYSGGIDNFAKMSDLNLLG; encoded by the coding sequence ATGATAAATGGAATAGGCCGAATTGTCTCGTACATGAACGCGGCTGATCCGTCGGCGGTGAAAGATCGCGCCGAAGAGATGTTCGCGAATATGGACACCAACGGCGATGGTATTATCGACAAGGCGGAGTTCACGGAATTCGGCCGGAAGATGGCGGCCAATATCGGCAAAGCCGACAAGTCGGAGGAACTTTTCTCGAAGATGGATACCGACGGCGACGGGCAGATCAGCAAGGCCGAGTTTGAGGCCTTCGGTGAAAAGATGAAAGGCCGCGCCAAAGAGGAAATGCCGGTTGACATCGTGTCGGTGGACGAGGCGAAGAACGAAAGTATTTCGACTCTGCTGGAGGCTCTGGATCAAGGCGACAACAGCGCGAAGAGTAATTATCAAAATGCTGTCCAGCAGTATTCAGGCGGGATCGATAATTTCGCCAAAATGTCAGACCTCAATCTCCTTGGTTGA
- the rstA gene encoding DNA-binding response regulator in two-component regulatory system with RstB (Evidence 2a : Function from experimental evidences in other organisms; PubMedId : 12399493, 12618449, 12813061, 12897016, 12951338, 1495392, 15522865; Product type r : regulator), translated as MVRILLVEDDVRLARLVQEFLEKNGFTVLIEARGDRAAERIMKESPDLVILDIMLPGIDGFEVCKKVRPMYKNPILMLTARGDEADELVGLEIGADDYMAKPVKPQLLLARIKTLLRRTQRLDGGVRQIKQGTLLIDSSRRTVMLDSQNLDLTTAEFDLLWFLASHAGEVVTRDQISHSLRGHEWDGMDRSIDLSISRLRKKIGDDGRKPDKIRSVRGTGYMWVPE; from the coding sequence ATGGTTAGAATCCTGCTGGTTGAAGATGATGTCCGGCTGGCCCGTCTGGTGCAGGAATTTCTCGAGAAAAACGGTTTCACGGTTTTAATCGAAGCGCGCGGCGACCGGGCGGCCGAGCGGATAATGAAGGAGTCGCCGGATCTGGTGATACTCGATATCATGCTTCCGGGGATCGACGGGTTCGAAGTCTGCAAGAAGGTGCGGCCGATGTACAAGAATCCGATTTTGATGTTGACAGCACGGGGAGATGAAGCCGACGAACTGGTCGGCCTGGAGATCGGCGCCGATGATTATATGGCCAAGCCGGTCAAGCCGCAACTCCTTCTGGCGCGAATAAAGACACTTCTGCGGCGTACGCAAAGGTTGGATGGGGGGGTGCGCCAGATCAAGCAGGGGACGCTTCTTATCGATTCCTCGCGGCGGACCGTCATGCTCGACAGTCAGAATCTGGATCTCACCACCGCCGAATTCGACCTTCTTTGGTTTTTGGCGAGTCATGCCGGGGAAGTGGTGACGCGCGATCAAATCAGTCACAGTCTGCGCGGACATGAATGGGACGGGATGGATCGCTCCATCGATTTATCGATTTCGCGACTGCGCAAGAAGATCGGCGATGACGGGCGCAAGCCGGATAAAATCCGCTCGGTGCGGGGCACCGGCTATATGTGGGTGCCGGAATAA
- a CDS encoding putative Histidine kinase (Evidence 3 : Putative function from multiple computational evidences; Product type e : enzyme) yields MKRLYFRFTIGVIIIMVLSFYVPREIFHLINKEEGRAPRPQIPFNSTVEQLKGIFESAPASQYHNLFDSLSGVLNYPLMMVDTSDPSIPPELHYRHKEPDRAGGPPAQNLGYIYIPLNKIGKMLVLGPMPRYFRNETQFFIVMAAVILAIAGIAGFIMVVPLARNLRTLELATSRFGEGQLDSRAAVKSRDAIGSVANRFNSMAESIQQMIQRERQLLQSVSHELRTPIARIRFSLGLLEGTQNEEERKERLREIDGEIDEINQLVGELLDYNRFQSESMSLNKQTLNVADIIGEVIKRLQDFQPDIKIDLHLEPKAESVVVADKILFRRAMQNLVANALRYAKSTVTISYRKESGEAIVEISDDGPGVPPEMREQIMKPFYRIDPSGTREAGGVGLGLAIVSRILELHEARISVEAANGGGAKFVTRWPGVTTEAPG; encoded by the coding sequence ATGAAACGGCTCTATTTCCGTTTTACGATCGGCGTCATCATCATCATGGTACTCTCTTTTTATGTTCCCCGCGAGATATTTCATTTAATCAATAAAGAAGAAGGGCGCGCGCCCCGGCCGCAAATACCGTTCAACAGTACGGTCGAGCAATTAAAGGGCATATTCGAGAGCGCTCCGGCATCGCAGTATCATAACCTGTTCGATTCTCTCAGCGGGGTCCTGAATTATCCCCTGATGATGGTCGATACTTCGGATCCGTCGATTCCGCCCGAATTGCACTATCGGCACAAGGAGCCGGATCGAGCCGGCGGGCCGCCGGCCCAGAATCTCGGTTATATATATATCCCGCTGAATAAAATCGGCAAGATGCTGGTTCTGGGGCCGATGCCGCGATATTTCCGCAATGAGACACAGTTTTTCATTGTTATGGCGGCGGTGATTTTGGCGATTGCCGGGATCGCCGGATTTATCATGGTGGTACCGTTGGCCCGGAACCTGCGCACCCTGGAACTGGCGACGTCGCGTTTCGGCGAGGGGCAACTCGACAGCCGGGCGGCGGTGAAATCGCGGGATGCTATCGGGAGCGTGGCCAACCGGTTCAACAGCATGGCGGAAAGTATTCAGCAGATGATTCAGCGGGAACGGCAGTTATTGCAGTCGGTTTCGCACGAACTTCGGACGCCGATCGCGCGGATCCGTTTCAGTCTCGGTCTTCTGGAAGGAACCCAGAACGAAGAAGAGAGGAAGGAACGTCTCCGGGAAATCGACGGCGAAATCGACGAGATCAATCAACTGGTGGGGGAACTGCTCGACTATAACCGGTTTCAGTCGGAATCGATGTCGCTCAACAAGCAGACGCTGAATGTGGCCGATATTATCGGCGAGGTAATCAAGCGGTTGCAGGATTTTCAGCCGGATATAAAAATCGATCTGCACCTGGAGCCGAAGGCGGAGAGTGTCGTGGTCGCGGACAAAATTCTGTTCCGCCGGGCGATGCAGAACCTGGTGGCCAATGCTTTGCGGTATGCCAAAAGCACGGTGACGATATCGTACCGCAAAGAAAGCGGCGAGGCGATTGTCGAGATCAGCGATGACGGTCCCGGGGTGCCGCCGGAGATGAGAGAGCAGATCATGAAACCGTTTTACCGGATCGACCCGAGCGGGACCAGGGAAGCGGGGGGAGTGGGACTGGGTCTGGCGATAGTCAGCCGTATTCTGGAGTTGCATGAGGCGCGGATTTCAGTCGAGGCGGCCAATGGGGGCGGGGCCAAATTCGTGACGAGATGGCCGGGTGTGACAACGGAAGCGCCAGGATGA
- a CDS encoding putative Type 11 methyltransferase (Evidence 3 : Putative function from multiple computational evidences) has product MTSSAWESYWKDHSNQDWWKNPAPEVLDLIRSLSPIDQPKVLDLGCGLGRHAIAFALAQFSVTAIDASAEAIQHLRDWSRGLQLSIETQICDAREMKVPNETFDVVLSYNVIYHGSREQFARAIRQVRRLLKRKGIFFFTCPTRDDGKYGFGKRVAPHTYRCEKSITPGDIHYFADEKDLAELLTGFKIQARWKSEGYWDNQGEKQFFSNWHVRAEKF; this is encoded by the coding sequence ATGACGTCAAGTGCGTGGGAATCGTATTGGAAAGATCATAGCAATCAGGATTGGTGGAAAAATCCGGCGCCGGAAGTGCTTGATCTGATTCGTTCTCTGTCGCCTATTGATCAGCCGAAGGTACTGGATCTGGGCTGTGGTCTTGGCCGACATGCCATCGCTTTTGCCCTGGCACAGTTTTCGGTAACGGCTATTGATGCCTCGGCTGAAGCCATTCAGCATTTAAGAGATTGGAGCCGTGGCTTACAACTCTCAATTGAGACCCAGATTTGTGATGCAAGGGAAATGAAAGTGCCCAATGAGACTTTCGATGTGGTGCTGAGTTACAATGTTATCTATCACGGTTCGCGCGAGCAGTTTGCCCGGGCCATTCGACAAGTACGGAGACTGCTTAAGCGCAAAGGGATCTTCTTCTTCACCTGTCCCACCAGAGACGACGGGAAATACGGCTTCGGAAAGAGAGTCGCGCCGCACACTTACCGATGCGAGAAATCTATCACGCCGGGAGATATTCATTATTTTGCGGACGAGAAGGACTTGGCCGAACTATTGACCGGTTTTAAAATTCAGGCCCGCTGGAAAAGTGAGGGTTATTGGGATAATCAGGGGGAGAAGCAATTCTTTTCGAACTGGCATGTTCGTGCCGAAAAATTCTAG
- a CDS encoding exported hypothetical protein (Evidence 5 : Unknown function) gives MEKKSINRKQFLTSAGKYCAGVCLCAAVGSLNTLHAQEPTNMEKETEKKPRSEERINFAEGWVKRFFDVIDTTLDEPTRQKLMMANGRACLLAWYNETGRKVKPVTLEKFIERIKSKVKDGSYRIDGNTIYFQYMSAAETGLPSDDAACLCPLVETKPAGLSDTYCYCSVGYVKEMHEQYLGRQVNVELLDSVLKGGKRCRFKLTMA, from the coding sequence ATGGAAAAGAAATCGATCAATCGCAAGCAGTTCCTGACCAGCGCCGGGAAATATTGCGCGGGGGTCTGCCTCTGTGCCGCCGTCGGGAGTCTCAACACCCTGCATGCTCAGGAGCCGACAAATATGGAAAAAGAAACTGAGAAAAAGCCCCGCTCCGAGGAGCGAATCAACTTCGCCGAAGGCTGGGTTAAGCGGTTCTTTGATGTTATCGACACCACCCTCGATGAACCGACCCGGCAAAAACTGATGATGGCCAATGGCCGGGCCTGCCTCCTGGCCTGGTACAACGAAACCGGACGGAAAGTGAAACCGGTCACGCTGGAGAAATTTATCGAGCGGATTAAAAGCAAAGTCAAGGACGGTTCTTACAGGATCGACGGCAATACCATATATTTCCAGTACATGAGCGCCGCCGAGACCGGTCTGCCTTCCGACGATGCCGCTTGCCTTTGCCCGCTGGTGGAAACCAAGCCGGCCGGATTATCGGACACCTACTGCTATTGCTCGGTCGGGTATGTCAAAGAAATGCACGAGCAGTATTTGGGCCGTCAGGTGAATGTCGAACTTCTTGATTCGGTTTTGAAAGGCGGCAAGCGCTGTCGGTTCAAACTCACCATGGCTTGA
- a CDS encoding hypothetical protein (Evidence 5 : Unknown function), with translation MQRITILFILIFLILGNSSLAQSFLPIFNDTLFFERPDTAFWQLTINDYDDDAGKGIVMFVRNAIIDSSGMSVLPVIGIVYEKLPSDSEDVIYYSLKCRYQSSFAREIDSVLSWQDGFVTYRNAVGYLASYTSKGVKHKILLVHMIHGDIGIQIICDSTESVYEKVEKDMRRFLKSVTMQ, from the coding sequence ATGCAGAGGATAACAATACTATTTATTTTAATCTTCTTGATTTTGGGCAATTCAAGTCTGGCACAGTCTTTTTTGCCCATTTTCAATGATACCCTTTTTTTCGAAAGACCTGACACTGCTTTCTGGCAATTGACAATCAATGATTACGATGATGACGCTGGAAAAGGAATTGTCATGTTTGTCCGCAATGCTATAATCGATAGTTCGGGGATGAGCGTGCTTCCCGTGATAGGGATAGTCTATGAAAAACTTCCTTCTGATTCAGAGGATGTGATCTATTATTCGCTTAAATGCCGGTACCAATCCTCGTTCGCAAGGGAAATAGATAGCGTTTTATCCTGGCAGGATGGATTTGTTACTTATCGGAATGCCGTAGGATATTTGGCATCTTATACCAGTAAGGGTGTAAAACATAAGATTTTGCTTGTCCATATGATACATGGGGATATTGGCATACAAATAATTTGCGATTCAACCGAAAGCGTTTATGAGAAGGTTGAGAAAGACATGAGACGTTTTCTTAAATCTGTTACAATGCAATGA
- a CDS encoding Uncharacterized peptidase y4nA, translating into MKTRSALILLLLFLIISSFQHPAAQTAAPPDSDSFIWLENATDPKALDWVKAQDDATTAVLESDSNFAKFRDISLEILNSEDRIPYGTFDGKYVYNFWQDENHIKGILRRATLDEYVKKXPQWETVIDIDKLSADDGKDYVYHGSSNLPGVRTRGMIELSIGGTDAAINREFDYETKSFVPDGFVVPEAKSNVSWYDKNTLLVGTDFGPGSMTSSGYPRIVKMWKRGTPLSEAKTVMEGQDSDVSAYAYVAFRPDGDCFFLHRGVSFWESLNWLVDSNGTRIELPFPEDSDFQPFKKRLLVKLNSDWLGFPEGSLVAVKISDLQSPDLKSEIELIYKPDEKSTISSVSTTKDYVIVSILENVRGKVLYITLDSTGGTDKWIQGVIDLPDMGTTSLVSSSDFDNTFMISYENFLTPTKLYLLDDPRSAPKEIKSLPAAFDASDLKVEQFFATSKDGTSIPYFMISRKDLKLDGSNPTILYGYGGFRSAETPFYSRTVGKIWLMNGGVYVLANIRGGAEFGPRWHKAGLKENRQKVFDDFIAVAEDLINKKITSPRHLGIMGGSNGGLLVGVAFTERPDLFHAVVCQVPLLDMIRYTRIGAGASWIGEYGDPDIPAERAYIEKYSPYQNLKVGMNYPEVFLETSTADDRVHPAHARKMAARMEKMGYKVYYYEEMTGGHSAGVDNNQEARRYALEYTYLWKMLK; encoded by the coding sequence ATGAAAACAAGATCCGCACTGATTCTACTGCTTCTGTTTCTAATTATATCTTCCTTCCAGCATCCGGCCGCCCAGACCGCCGCACCGCCCGATTCCGATTCTTTCATCTGGCTGGAAAACGCCACTGATCCCAAAGCCCTCGATTGGGTCAAGGCCCAGGATGATGCCACCACCGCTGTACTGGAAAGCGACTCCAATTTCGCCAAGTTCCGCGATATTTCACTCGAAATTCTGAATTCCGAAGACCGGATTCCGTACGGGACATTCGACGGCAAGTACGTCTATAACTTCTGGCAGGATGAAAATCATATCAAAGGAATCCTTCGCCGGGCGACTCTCGATGAATATGTCAAAAAGGNCCCGCAGTGGGAAACCGTTATAGATATTGATAAACTCAGCGCCGATGACGGCAAAGATTATGTCTATCACGGTTCCAGCAATCTTCCGGGGGTAAGAACCCGCGGCATGATCGAATTATCGATCGGCGGTACCGACGCCGCTATCAACCGTGAATTCGATTATGAGACCAAATCTTTCGTTCCCGACGGCTTTGTCGTTCCCGAAGCCAAGAGCAATGTCTCCTGGTATGATAAAAATACTCTTCTGGTCGGTACCGATTTCGGCCCCGGCTCGATGACTTCATCCGGATACCCCCGAATCGTGAAAATGTGGAAACGGGGAACCCCCCTGTCCGAAGCGAAAACCGTTATGGAAGGGCAGGACTCCGATGTCAGCGCTTACGCCTATGTCGCCTTCCGCCCCGACGGGGACTGCTTCTTCCTGCATCGGGGAGTCAGTTTCTGGGAATCGTTGAATTGGCTGGTTGATTCCAATGGTACCCGGATTGAACTTCCCTTTCCCGAGGATTCCGATTTTCAGCCGTTCAAAAAACGCCTGCTGGTGAAATTGAATTCCGACTGGCTCGGTTTCCCCGAAGGCTCGCTCGTGGCGGTGAAAATTTCCGACCTGCAGTCACCGGACCTGAAATCGGAAATCGAACTGATTTATAAACCGGATGAGAAAAGCACCATCAGTTCCGTCAGCACCACCAAAGATTATGTTATTGTCTCTATTCTCGAAAATGTCCGGGGCAAAGTTCTGTACATTACCCTTGATAGCACCGGCGGAACCGATAAATGGATTCAGGGCGTCATCGATCTTCCCGATATGGGCACCACCAGTCTGGTTTCCTCCAGTGATTTCGATAATACGTTCATGATAAGTTATGAGAATTTCCTCACCCCGACAAAATTATACCTGCTCGATGATCCCCGATCGGCTCCGAAAGAAATTAAATCCCTTCCGGCCGCCTTCGACGCCTCCGATTTGAAAGTGGAGCAGTTCTTCGCCACAAGTAAGGACGGGACCTCGATCCCGTACTTCATGATTTCCCGCAAGGATCTGAAACTCGACGGCTCCAATCCGACCATCCTCTACGGGTATGGCGGGTTCCGCAGCGCCGAAACGCCATTCTATTCCAGAACCGTCGGGAAAATCTGGCTCATGAATGGTGGCGTATATGTCCTGGCCAATATTCGGGGCGGCGCCGAATTCGGCCCCCGCTGGCACAAGGCCGGGCTGAAAGAGAATCGTCAGAAAGTTTTCGACGATTTCATCGCCGTGGCCGAGGACCTGATAAATAAAAAAATCACTTCCCCCCGTCATCTCGGCATCATGGGCGGAAGTAACGGCGGCCTCTTGGTCGGTGTCGCTTTCACCGAACGCCCCGACCTGTTCCACGCCGTCGTCTGCCAGGTTCCCCTTCTCGACATGATCCGCTATACCAGAATCGGCGCCGGGGCCTCATGGATCGGCGAATACGGCGACCCCGATATACCGGCGGAACGCGCCTATATTGAAAAGTACTCACCATACCAGAATCTTAAAGTCGGTATGAACTATCCCGAAGTATTTTTGGAGACCTCGACCGCCGATGACCGCGTCCACCCGGCCCATGCGCGCAAGATGGCGGCCAGGATGGAGAAGATGGGATATAAAGTGTACTATTACGAAGAAATGACCGGCGGCCACAGCGCCGGAGTCGATAACAACCAGGAAGCCCGCCGCTATGCCTTAGAGTACACCTATCTCTGGAAAATGCTGAAATAA